In one Carettochelys insculpta isolate YL-2023 chromosome 6, ASM3395843v1, whole genome shotgun sequence genomic region, the following are encoded:
- the GNG2 gene encoding guanine nucleotide-binding protein G(I)/G(S)/G(O) subunit gamma-2, translating to MASNNTASIAQARKLVEQLKMEANIDRIKVSKAAADLMAYCEAHAKEDPLLTPVPASENPFREKKFFCAIL from the exons ATGGCCAGCAACAACACTGCCAGCATAGCACAAGCCAGgaagctggtggagcagctgaaaATGGAGGCCAACATTGACAGAATAAAG GtgtcaaaagcagcagcagacttAATGGCATACTGCGAAGCCCATGCCAAGGAAGACCCTCTACTGACCCCGGTTCCAGCTTCAGAAAACCCCTTTAGGGAGAAGAAGTTCTTCTGTGCAATTCTGTAA